A genomic window from Spodoptera frugiperda isolate SF20-4 chromosome 29, AGI-APGP_CSIRO_Sfru_2.0, whole genome shotgun sequence includes:
- the LOC118268626 gene encoding probable cyclin-dependent serine/threonine-protein kinase DDB_G0292550 has translation MAPIRYSLHYEDYSEHLMSRFGILLQMQSLVDMTLMCSSHTLRVHKAVLAASSAYFQEVLQKQTGEPLIILKMRFSVLKCLVEFMYCGKTQCLEENLDELVSAAQFLKIKGLSKVTKEGLGIANNSEMPVFTPPVVINRPPQSLIDLHSQESDNKTQQPSQLAPATSTGQPVDNLVRMNKDMVVRIPFDIENGGSTTTVDYPDAPRAIKPRRGRPSVRRPGAWEGTGSLGRAAERALLRREQDSRKAIHQLKHLQTRHMQDYMDRVTLSQAVNSICGPETSTNYMNIDNDLMYMDQTVSSNVLDPTISYNKEHSIGNETITSYSNNNPISSAESSTTGISTAMSQYVNALKNAGLPTDLPILFESGDGSYINVNEQVLLDMVQSSEIQYEVIEQPNIIEKVADPSEIKSIDDLSKSIERGEMLLGNKGYGSNSDYDKDSSQYNRTEDTINSLNAILPDNLESFEEQQNYVVLDPRLQENNNSIDHVNAHDFSCIDGDMQFFTKSMSDDVKKYYEDQQLHDARVIEQLCPASTSLDTNFSISLLDTKTSHLSSNLSQQYNPLNPEDLRRNEDCYDFGLQLPQSAVFKEDALDCLMSTPKRNDDDQNNYEDSAQLDQRAQERDEIIKDLMNIENKMNMAQKHNSSKDDQDNLNSNPDSNVQDFNVNTLNVSNVFDNDSDNMKDLNTSKNSNGDISATITSSGLQWDNLDISKKTHEDNEDTVRNEHRASNESQIDTMASESRYQESVIDLTGPVNVESGQWTDMINENDDLNKENEQPNANDDKISPTLENNIPYAVGLLPLKQVQPTEEGSLLKRKNSIDVDLLDNVDAKCLKRKVKYKKL, from the exons ATGGCTCCAATACGATATAGTCTCCACTATGAAGATTATTCCGAACATCTAATGTCGAGATTTGGTATTTTGTTGCAAATGCAATCGTTAGTCGATATGACATTAATGTGCAGCTCTCATACTTTGCGCGTGCATAAAGCTGTACTTGCTGCAAGCAGTGCTTATTTTCAG GAGGTGTTGCAAAAGCAAACAGGAGAacctttaattatattaaaaatgcgCTTcagtgttttaaaatgtttagtagAATTCATGTATTGTGGAAAAACTCAATGCCTTGAAGAGAACTTAGATGAACTGGTATCAGCAGCACAGTTTTTAAAGATTAAAGGTCTTTCGAAAGTCACTAAAGAAGGTCTGGGCATTGCTAATAACA GTGAAATGCCAGTCTTCACACCGCCTGTGGTGATAAACAGACCTCCACAATCGCTTATTGATTTACATTCTCAG GAGAGCGACAATAAGACGCAGCAGCCGTCCCAGCTCGCCCCAGCAACCAGCACCGGCCAGCCAGTCGACAATCTCGTTAGAATGAATAAG GACATGGTAGTCCGCATTCCCTTTGACATTGAAAATGGTGGGAGCACTACCACAGTGGACTATCCGGACGCGCCCAGAGCTATCAAACCGCGGCGTGGCAGGCCCAGTGTCAGA AGACCAGGAGCCTGGGAGGGAACTGGCTCTCTAGGCCGAGCAGCTGAGCGGGCACTTCTACGGCGAGAGCAAGACTCCCGCAAGGCAATTCACCAGCTGAAACACTTGCAAACTAGACATATGCAG GACTACATGGACAGAGTGACACTCTCTCAAGCCGTCAACAGCATCTGTGGCCCAGAGACCTCCACCAATTACATGAACATTGACAACGACCTCATGTACATGGACCAGACCGTTTCGTCCAACGTCCTCGATCCCACCATCTCATATAACAAAGAGCACTCCATAGGAAATGAAACCATCACAAGTTATTCTAACAATAACCCCATTAGCTCAGCTGAATCGTCCACGACTGGCATTAGTACGGCCATGTCACAATATGTTAACGCCTTGAAAAACGCCGGCTTGCCTACCGATCTGCCAATTCTCTTTGAGTCTGGTGATGGCTCCTACATAAACGTGAATGAACAAGTACTACTTGACATGGTACAAAGCAGTGAAATACAATACGAAGTTATAGAACAACccaatattattgaaaaagtaGCTGATCCCAGTGAAATTAAGAGCATAGATGATCTATCCAAATCTATAGAGAGAGGAGAAATGCTACTTGGCAACAAAGGTTACGGCTCAAACTCTGATTACGATAAGGATTCGTCCCAGTATAATCGCACCGAGGATACCATTAATAGTCTCAACGCTATACTACCCGATAACTTGGAATCCTTTGAAGAACAACAAAACTACGTGGTGCTGGACCCACGcctacaagaaaataataattctatagACCATGTGAATGCACATGATTTCTCCTGCATCGATGGCGATATGCAATTTTTCACAAAGTCTATGAGCGAtgatgtaaagaaatattacgAAGACCAGCAGCTACACGACGCAAGAGTCATTGAACAACTATGTCCAGCCAGTACTTCCTTAGATACGAACTTCAGTATTTCATTGCTTGATACCAAAACTTCACATTTGAGTTCAAACTTAAGTCAACAGTATAATCCTCTTAACCCAGAAGATCTGAGAAGGAACGAAGACTGTTACGATTTCGGACTACAACTTCCACAAAGTGCAGTTTTTAAAGAAGATGCACTCGATTGTCTTATGTCGACACCGAAGCGTAATGACGATGACCAAAATAACTACGAAGACAGCGCACAACTCGATCAACGAGCTCAAGAGAgagatgaaataataaaagatttaatgaacattgaaaacaaaatgaacatGGCACAAAAACATAATTCTTCTAAAGATGATCAAGATAATTTAAATTCCAATCCAGATTCTAACGTTCAGGATTTCAACGTAAACACCCTGAATGTGTCTAATGTATTTGACAATGACTCTGACAACATGAAAGATTTAAATACTTCAAAGAACAGTAATGGAGATATATCAGCAACAATAACGTCGAGTGGGTTGCAATGGGATAATTTAGACATTAGTAAGAAGACGCACGAAGATAATGAGGATACTGTACGTAACGAGCATAGAGCGAGCAATGAAAGTCAAATTGATACGATGGCATCAGAGTCCCGGTATCAAGAATCTGTGATAGATCTCACCGGCCCAGTAAACGTCGAAAGTGGGCAATGGACAGATATGATTAATGAAAACGATGATCTTAATAAGGAAAATGAACAACCCAATGCAAATGATGACAAAATAAGTCCCACGTTAGAGAATAATATACCGTACGCAGTGGGACTGCTTCCTCTAAAACAGGTGCAACCAACGGAAGAGGGGAGTTTATTGAAGAGGAAAAACTCTATTGATGTTGATTTACTAGATAATGTAGATGCCAAGTGTTTAAAACGTAAGGTAAAATACAAGAAATTGTGa
- the LOC118268493 gene encoding uncharacterized protein LOC118268493 isoform X1 — translation MWLWDMWGVLWAVEAVAQLAGVLATPLDPAPTIPQGLSLSPFVRYWQPAAYAHVGGHRLRRAALPPPEPPPPPLRLSFHAHNREFKLVLRPDPSSVFADGVQFHSTAGQVDFNPAKVYSGKLEDDELSHVYGVITAEGLFDGTIWTPTEEYYVEPISRYNIDHPSMHSVVYRRSDVEHPHDTNEGAPCASHLLHMKRTLGQEVELFSSADQRNVKDSPLTNFTEDLRSEIHRRKKRWLPEDEMQDDEPKKNPELPLDLDFPYTSNNEPVDKLSTRKPKTKIDKSNLITKVRLDSEESRPKPKTHVEVIKTKAGVVAVNKDIVKKEPVGYTVLSANASDDGRHVNKRATVDPRKTTCLVYLQADHMFYQRYGSEEACIEVMTRHVQKVNAIYKVTDFNQDGKPDNITFMIKRIKVHTLDALKDPAYRFPNNYGVEKYLELFSEEDYDAFCLAYMFTYRDFEMGTLGLAWTGDLKNAGGVCEKNGHYRGSMKSLNTGIVTLLNYGKHVPPAVSHVTLAHEIGHNFGSPHDPEVCTPFGEDGNYIMFARATSGDRKNNNKFSPCSLRAIDPVLNNKARSPKGCFTEPQPAICGNGVVEEGEECDCGWASECTDVCCRPQAARPHYKPCTLTEHSVCSPSQGPCCTASCTLKFGDKCRSDNGCRDAAFCDGKRANCPASRHKPNRTRCDKELVCYMGECTGSICLAYGLESCQCAPRKDDPRSACELCCRKPGGVCMSSFEWNTAPYDVPDMYAKPGTPCNDYNGYCDVFQRCREVDPSGPLATLRKLLLSDESIAGFKRWVLKHWYAVLLILLAVIALLVASTRFLGRHGKKLKSVTIIHSSTTETVRLPDAADQGLIVHTAVRSKLPLKKKVALRTRAYRNKKDHKKSGDKASPMHSANKKRKPNSQAKLEDVPKVAKENTVIVTNAEGKSPKHVILSKHKGKVKKRKSKMKKEIIDYSSMQKHPSSPIKDTEALSKVQRWLLSSPQPTAIPKSKSIPLGLTERTHRQVQKGSRKTRPSKSATNLLSGEKARLQVVFKPPFRFSVKICKSDKTKVVLDKSSKPDVDRKRHEVVPQQAPADVAKASPSSKAPKPSNSMRIADTAATASAPKLEKLQSQENKTHDYANLLPRSASDCKLTKKIPDVKVNNGHKKSNSVGQKKETTESRQNLITQEDGENAHVYENVMLTQDAFVPKSCSMPRRQNSAGVGIARQSSYGHLPRAQIRPHRHSTNNLSRSRNSSTSELEHFYNVIESLRRNNANDANTCNTNTSSSSGSSRHDSALLKHSSNSRHGGSKTSRQNSLVDKPARSSPTESSKLKRQLSEAELAKSHGDSGLRGFQLVVGKDKLKRQLSDNELCKSRVQLAMPMSAGAEPRQAFCWNKRASLDCEASLPAGPRVSNSRNKKRTTYTFGELKNTVPNATDTSPPEDVHISPEEFLKIIDN, via the exons GGAGTTCAAGTTGGTTCTCAGACCAGACCCCAGCTCAGTGTTCGCAGACGGCGTCCAGTTCCATTCCACAGCCGGACAAGTGGACTTTAACCCTGCCAAAGTTTACTCTGGGAAGCTGGAAG ATGATGAATTGTCTCACGTCTATGGCGTCATCACAGCGGAGGGTCTATTCGATGGAACAATTTGGACTCCTACAGAAGAGTATTATGTGGAACCGATATCTCGATATAACATAGACCATCCCTCTATGCACAGCGTTGTATACCGAAGGTCAGATGTCGAGCACCCACATGATACGAATGAAGGGGCACCGTGCGCATCACATCTACTCCATATGAAAAGAACTTTAGGTCAAGAAGTTGAATTATTTAGCTCTGCCGATCAACGAAACGTAAAAGACTCACCTTTAACCAATTTTACTGAAGATCTCCGAAGCGAAATACATAGACGAAAAAAACGATGGCTCCCTGAAGATGAAATGCAAGACGACGAGCCAAAGAAGAATCCAGAATTACCTTTAGACTTAGACTTTCCATACACTAGCAACAATGAGCCGGTTGATAAGTTAAGCACTAGAAAACCTAAAACCAAAATCGATAAAAGTAACCTCATAACTAAGGTGCGACTCGATTCGGAAGAATCGAGACCAAAGCCAAAGACGCACGTTGAAGTGATAAAAACGAAAGCAGGAGTTGTAGCTGTTAATAAGGATATAGTCAAAAAGGAGCCAGTAGGGTACACTGTGTTGTCGGCTAACGCGAGTGACGACGGTCGACATGTGAACAAAAGAGCGACAGTAGATCCGAGGAAAACTACGTGCCTCGTATACTTGCAGGCCGATCATATGTTCTACCAACGATACGGCTCCGAGGAGGCGTGTATCGAAGTCATGACGCGACACGTTCAGAAAGTTAACGCAATATACAAAGTGACAG ACTTCAATCAGGATGGAAAGCCAGACAACATCACGTTTATGATCAAAAGAATAAAGGTCCACACATTAGACGCATTGAAAGATCCTGCGTATAGGTTTCCTAACAACTACGgagtagaaaaatatttggaGCTTTTCTCAG agGAAGACTACGATGCATTCTGTTTGGCGTACATGTTTACGTACCGAGATTTTGAAATGGGTACTCTTGGACTGGCTTGGACTGGTGATTTGAAAAATGCCGGTGGTGTTTGCGAGAAAAATGGG CATTATCGTGGTAGCATGAAATCGCTGAACACGGGTATAGTGACGCTACTGAACTACGGCAAGCACGTGCCGCCGGCTGTCAGCCACGTCACGCTCGCACACGAGATCGGACACAACTTCGGATCACCG CACGACCCTGAGGTGTGCACCCCTTTCGGTGAGGACGGCAACTACATAATGTTCGCGCGAGCAACCAGTGGCGATaggaaaaacaataacaaattctCACCGTGCTCTCTCAGAGCTATCGACCCAGTGCTCAACAACAAAGCTAGGTCACCTAAGGGATGCTTTACTG AGCCTCAGCCAGCGATTTGCGGTAACGGCGTGGTGGAAGAAGGAGAGGAATGCGACTGTGGATGGGCGTCAGAGTGCACCGATGTGTGCTGCCGCCCTCAAGCCGCGAGGCCGCACTACAAGCCGTGTACCCTCACCGAACATAGTGTGTGCAGCCCTAGTCAG GGTCCATGCTGCACAGCGTCGTGTACGCTGAAGTTCGGTGACAAGTGTCGGTCTGACAATGGGTGTCGTGACGCCGCCTTCTGCGACGGCAAGCGTGCCAACTGCCCCGCCAGCCGACACAAGCCCAATAGGACGCGGTGCGATAAGGAACTCGTCTGTTATATGGGA GAATGCACGGGATCCATCTGCCTTGCGTATGGACTGGAGTCATGTCAGTGCGCACCTCGGAAAGACGACCCGAGGTCAGCGTGTGAGCTGTGCTGCCGCAAGCCGGGCGGCGTCTGCATGTCCTCCTTCGAATGGAACACTGCGCCGTATGACGTACCTGATATGTACGCGAAGCCTGGCACGCCCTGCAACGACTATAACGG gTACTGTGACGTGTTCCAACGCTGCCGCGAGGTGGACCCGTCAGGCCCGCTGGCGACGCTGCGCAAGCTGCTGCTGTCGGACGAAAGTATCGCCGGCTTCAAGCGGTGGGTGCTCAAGCACTGGTACGCGGTACTACTCATATTGCTCGCAGTCATCGCGCTCTTG GTGGCAAGTACGCGTTTCTTAGGCCGCCACGGCAAGAAACTGAAGTCTGTGACCATCATCCACTCCTCCACCACTGAAACCGTCCGCCTGCCTGACGCTGCTGACCAGGGGCTGATCGTTCACACCGCTGTCAG GTCGAAACTACCTCTTAAGAAGAAAGTAGCTCTTCGAACCCGAGCTTACCGCAACAAGAAAGATCACAAGAAGTCAGGAGATAAAGCTTCTCCGATGCACAGTGCCAATAAGAAGAGG AAGCCGAATAGTCAAGCAAAGTTAGAAGATGTTCCTAAAGTAGCGAAAGAAAACACAGTGATCGTCACAAATGCCGAAGGCAAATCCCCCAAACATGTTATACTTTCCAAACACAAAGGTAAAGTCAAGAAACGAAAGTCCAAAATGAAGAAAGAAATCATAGACTACAGCTCCATGCAGAAACACCCCTCCTCGCCAATCAAAGACACCGAAGCTTTGAGTAAGGTGCAAAGATGGCTGCTAAGTTCACCGCAGCCCACTGCCATACCTAAATCCAAATCTATACCTCTAGGTCTCACTGAGAGAACACACCGACAAGTACAGAAGGGTTCGAGGAAAACCAGACCGTCCAAGAGCGCCACCAACTTGTTGTCCGGCGAGAAAGCAAGGCTGCAAGTCGTGTTCAAACCTCCATTTAGGTTCAGTGTGAAAATATGTAAGAGTGATAAAACAAAAGTCGTCCTAGACAAATCGTCGAAGCCCGACGTGGACAGGAAACGACACGAAGTGGTGCCACAACAAGCTCCTGCAGACGTCGCGAAGGCCAGTCCATCCAGTAAAGCACCCAAACCTTCTAACTCCATGAGAATTGCAGACACCGCTGCAACTGCTAGTGCTCCAAAGTTAGAAAAGTTACAAAGTCAAGAAAACAAAACCCATGATTATGCTAATTTACTACCTCGAAGTGCCAGTGACTGTAAGCTAACGAAAAAAATACCAGATGTCAAAGTTAATAATGGACATAAAAAGAGTAATTCCGTAGGCCAAAAGAAAGAAACCACTGAAAGCCGCCAGAATCTTATAACACAAGAAGATGGCGAAAACGCTCACGTTTATGAAAATGTGATGTTGACACAAGACGCTTTCGTTCCTAAGAGTTGCAGCATGCCGCGGCGACAAAACAGTGCCGGTGTTGGTATAGCTCGACAAAGCAGCTATGGCCATTTACCTAGAGCTCAAATCCGCCCACATAGACATAGTACAAACAATTTAAGCAGATCCAGAAACAGCAGCACTTCTGAGCTGGAACACTTCTACAACGTTATCGAATCGCTACGACGAAACAACGCCAACGATGCGAACACGTGTAATACGAATACAAGTAGTTCATCGGGAAGTAGCCGACACGACAGCGCGCTACTCAAACACAGTTCGAATTCTAGACACGGAGGAAGCAAAACTTCACGTCAGAACAGTCTAGTCGATAAGCCAGCGCGGTCCAGTCCGACTGAGTCTTCAAAACTTAAGAGACAGCTTAGTGAAGCTGAGTTGGCCAAATCACACGGTGACAGTGGCCTGAGGGGCTTCCAGCTGGTCGTGGGGAAAGATAAGTTAAAACGACAGTTAAGTGATAATGAATTGTGTAAATCTCGAGTGCAGTTGGCGATGCCGATGTCGGCTGGGGCGGAGCCGCGGCAGGCGTTCTGCTGGAACAAGCGAGCCAGCCTCGACTGCGAGGCGTCGCTGCCGGCCGGGCCCCGCGTCTCCAACTCTAGGAATAAGAAACGAACGACATACACATTCGGTGAACTGAAAAACACCGTGCCTAACGCGACGGACACATCGCCCCCCGAAGACGTCCACATCTCCCCCGAGGAGTTTTTAAAGATAATTGATAATTAA